A genomic segment from Sander vitreus isolate 19-12246 chromosome 3, sanVit1, whole genome shotgun sequence encodes:
- the LOC144515977 gene encoding uncharacterized protein LOC144515977 isoform X1, with protein MMEPSADVKLATGAGKKGKKAEEEEQPAAPPAAAAAVKEEEEQPAAPPAAAAVKEEEEEQPAAPPAAAAEEEEEEEYEVEKVLDRRVVKGRVEFLLKWKGFSDEDNTWEPQDNLDLDLITEYMQKHKEKEEKKEEGKRKVVSEASGDSEERGRKRKKEKDGRPDTSDNGDGHPDELLHTAFEDIDQGQEPIQAVAQSKQPAAAPVAGKPTLEQNSSSSILSPSQLPAVLENPETNPYAKKRKRKKKKKQIQAPSTTSAKVSRGTQTEPEGSEETPVLAPVLASAPPRPQEPEGPALKIYQCGHVRGRWKKTKIHPQATGHPDMWKRFTHVRLGQFQHPWMVPPHPREYGLLHPEVHSSEDNEL; from the exons ATGATG GAGCCCTCAGCAGACGTCAAGCTGGCGACCGGAGCTGGAAAGAAGGGCAAGaaggccgaggaggaggagcagcctgcagcacctcctgcagctgcagcagcagtgaaggaggaggaggagcagcctgcagcacctcctgcagctgcagcagtgaaggaggaagaggaggagcagcctgcagcacctcctgcagcagcagcggaagaggaggaagaggaggagtatGAGGTGGAGAAGGTGTTGGACCGCAGAGTGGTGAAGGGAAGAGTAGAGTTTCTGCTGAAATGGAAGGGTTTCTCAGA TGAGGATAACACATGGGAGCCACAAGACAACCTGGACCTCGACCTTATCACAGAgtacatgcagaaacacaaggagaaggaggagaagaaggaggagggcaAGAGGAAAGTTGTCAGTGAGGCCTCGGGAGACTCAGAGGAgcgagggaggaagaggaagaaggagaag GATGGAAGGCCAGATACCAGTGACAATGGAGATGGGCATCCAGATGAGCTACTCCACACCGCCTTTGAAGATATCGACCAAGGCCAAGAACCCATTCAGGCGGTGGCCCAAAGCAAACAACCCGCAGCGGCACCGGTAGCAGGTAAGCCAACACTGGAGCAGAACTCCTCCTCTTCTATTCTATCCCCTTCGCAATTGCCTGCTGTCCTTGAAAACCCTGAAACCAACCCATATGCCAAGAAAcgcaaaaggaaaaaaaagaaaaaacagattcAAGCCCCCTCTACTACCTCTGCCAAAGTGTCCAGAGGTACCCAGACTGAACCAGAGGGGTCTGAAGAGACCCCTGTTCTTGCACCGGTCTTGGCCTCTGCCCCTCCTAGACCCCAGGAACCAGAAGGACCAGCCTTAAAAATCTACCAATGTGGTCACGTGAGGGGAAGATGGAAGAAAACCAAAATTCACCCGCAAGCAACTGGGCATCCAGATATGTGGAAACGCTTCACCCATGTGAGGCTTGGACAGTTCCAACAcccttggatggttcccccccACCCAAGAGAATATGGATTACTTCACCCAGAAGTCCACTCATCTGAAGACAATGAACTTTGA
- the LOC144515977 gene encoding uncharacterized protein LOC144515977 isoform X2, which produces MMEPSADVKLATGAGKKGKKAEEEEQPAAPPAAAAAVKEEEEQPAAPPAAAAVKEEEEEQPAAPPAAAAEEEEEEEYEVEKVLDRRVVKGRVEFLLKWKGFSDEDNTWEPQDNLDLDLITEYMQKHKEKEEKKEEGKRKVVSEASGDSEERGRKRKKEKSNPDKGHQLIFFHIRAGQLGSVKDRKITSHGIFTCKLLLQPRMEGQIPVTMEMGIQMSYSTPPLKISTKAKNPFRRWPKANNPQRHR; this is translated from the exons ATGATG GAGCCCTCAGCAGACGTCAAGCTGGCGACCGGAGCTGGAAAGAAGGGCAAGaaggccgaggaggaggagcagcctgcagcacctcctgcagctgcagcagcagtgaaggaggaggaggagcagcctgcagcacctcctgcagctgcagcagtgaaggaggaagaggaggagcagcctgcagcacctcctgcagcagcagcggaagaggaggaagaggaggagtatGAGGTGGAGAAGGTGTTGGACCGCAGAGTGGTGAAGGGAAGAGTAGAGTTTCTGCTGAAATGGAAGGGTTTCTCAGA TGAGGATAACACATGGGAGCCACAAGACAACCTGGACCTCGACCTTATCACAGAgtacatgcagaaacacaaggagaaggaggagaagaaggaggagggcaAGAGGAAAGTTGTCAGTGAGGCCTCGGGAGACTCAGAGGAgcgagggaggaagaggaagaaggagaag TCTAATCCGGACAAGGGCCACCAGTTGATATTTTTCCATATCCGTGCTGGACAACTAGGCTCAGTAAAAGATAGGAAAATTACTAGCCACGGGATATTCACTTGTAAACTCTTACTCCAACCAAGGATGGAAGGCCAGATACCAGTGACAATGGAGATGGGCATCCAGATGAGCTACTCCACACCGCCTTTGAAGATATCGACCAAGGCCAAGAACCCATTCAGGCGGTGGCCCAAAGCAAACAACCCGCAGCGGCACCGGTAG